One Fuerstiella marisgermanici DNA window includes the following coding sequences:
- the ybeY gene encoding rRNA maturation RNase YbeY: MSFEIDISDSTSGQNVDLAKLEAALRHALAVEQVASAVLSVSVVTNDEIHRLNRQHLQHDYATDVISFQLDWTSPNHATPPVVTTGRSADASIEGEIVVSRHYAEEMAARCGWTLQDELTLYVIHGMLHICGYDDLSPSEKEIMRSRERCILNGLGLSPSYPGDNGGTGTDRGDEPPGATESRCAISESTSEGCS; this comes from the coding sequence ATGTCGTTTGAAATTGATATTTCCGATTCGACAAGTGGTCAGAATGTGGATCTCGCAAAATTGGAAGCCGCTCTCCGCCATGCTCTTGCTGTGGAGCAGGTGGCGAGTGCCGTGCTGAGTGTGAGTGTCGTGACGAACGACGAAATTCATCGTCTGAACCGACAACATCTGCAGCACGACTACGCCACGGATGTGATTAGCTTTCAGTTAGACTGGACGTCGCCAAATCACGCCACACCACCTGTCGTGACAACCGGGCGATCAGCAGACGCATCGATTGAAGGAGAAATTGTTGTCAGCCGACACTACGCTGAAGAAATGGCGGCCCGCTGCGGCTGGACTCTGCAGGACGAGTTGACACTGTACGTGATTCATGGAATGCTGCACATCTGCGGCTACGATGATCTGTCGCCGAGTGAAAAGGAAATCATGCGATCGCGCGAACGTTGCATTCTGAATGGGCTTGGACTGTCACCGTCGTACCCTGGCGACAATGGCGGAACGGGAACGGATCGGGGTGACGAGCCGCCGGGGGCGACTGAATCCCGTTGTGCGATCAGCGAAAGCACTTCGGAGGGCTGTTCGTGA
- a CDS encoding hemolysin family protein has translation MSALLPIVFGLALTLLFVFLTLTCFSLRDFSRSRLEEICRQHRKLKRFGAILQNHHKLLLLSELLLLLTGCLSLSAAFSSPYFQSFLPPESADWPIVVLWLCRISAIVLTGGLLFVLLPWTIARVRGEALLYHFWPLFSVAGKLGTPVWHFAVNMDRMVHRVFGVPEPSSEQIASLLTGELLTVVDESQREGVIHSSTSTMIRRVVDLQTEDVAAIMTPRTDMVTIPADTRLAAALSEMLQNGFSRVPVIREGIDDIVGILYVRDLLAYASEANDNNGVDSEDARTVHDIARDVLYAPESQGIGDLLEAMRQQKVHMAVIVDEYSGVSGLVTLEDILEEIVGEISDEYDSDDDTLWKSHTEGCTEVDARYHLDDLNEEFGYSFPEDEEFDTIGGFALACFGRIPVAGDEHYCNGIKLTVLEADERRLIRLRIEGDTNPPAVDPNQAVSA, from the coding sequence GTGAGCGCGTTGCTGCCGATTGTTTTCGGCCTTGCACTGACCTTGCTTTTTGTTTTTCTTACGCTGACGTGCTTCAGTCTACGCGATTTTTCTCGCAGCCGTCTGGAAGAAATCTGCCGACAACATCGCAAACTAAAACGCTTTGGTGCCATTCTTCAGAACCACCATAAGCTGCTTCTGTTGTCGGAATTGCTGCTGCTGTTGACGGGGTGTCTTAGCCTGAGTGCTGCGTTTTCCAGTCCGTATTTTCAGTCCTTCCTGCCGCCTGAATCCGCCGACTGGCCAATCGTTGTTTTGTGGCTGTGTCGCATCTCAGCTATCGTCCTGACGGGCGGGCTGTTATTCGTCCTGCTTCCCTGGACGATTGCTCGAGTCCGTGGCGAAGCGCTGTTGTACCACTTCTGGCCTCTGTTTTCTGTCGCTGGAAAGTTGGGGACGCCGGTTTGGCATTTCGCGGTCAATATGGACCGCATGGTTCATCGCGTGTTTGGCGTACCGGAACCAAGTTCTGAGCAGATTGCGAGTTTGCTGACAGGAGAACTGTTGACCGTTGTGGACGAGAGCCAGCGCGAAGGCGTGATTCACTCCAGCACATCAACCATGATTCGGCGAGTTGTCGATTTGCAGACGGAAGACGTGGCCGCAATTATGACGCCTCGGACAGACATGGTCACAATCCCGGCAGACACACGCCTGGCTGCCGCGCTGTCAGAAATGCTGCAGAATGGCTTTTCGCGCGTGCCGGTGATTCGTGAAGGTATTGATGACATCGTCGGCATTCTGTACGTCCGCGACCTGCTCGCTTACGCCTCAGAAGCGAACGACAACAATGGTGTTGATTCAGAAGATGCCCGCACGGTTCATGACATCGCCCGCGATGTGCTTTATGCGCCCGAATCTCAGGGCATCGGTGATTTGCTTGAGGCCATGCGGCAACAAAAAGTTCACATGGCGGTCATTGTGGACGAGTACAGCGGTGTGTCCGGACTCGTGACTTTGGAAGATATTCTGGAAGAGATCGTTGGTGAAATCTCGGACGAATATGATTCAGACGACGACACACTGTGGAAGTCGCACACCGAAGGCTGCACAGAAGTCGACGCTCGATATCACCTTGACGACCTGAACGAAGAGTTCGGCTACAGCTTTCCTGAGGACGAAGAATTCGACACGATCGGCGGTTTTGCGCTCGCTTGTTTCGGACGTATTCCAGTCGCTGGTGATGAACACTACTGCAACGGCATCAAGCTGACCGTTCTGGAAGCCGACGAGCGTCGCCTGATTCGACTTCGCATTGAAGGCGATACCAATCCGCCAGCTGTCGACCCGAATCAGGCAGTGAGTGCGTAG
- a CDS encoding HU family DNA-binding protein: MTKKEIVKAISEELGLTQLKTKEIVQKTFDAIVETLVTDGRIELRNFGVFEVKKRAARKARNPRTGGQVEVPAKFVVTFKPGKEMEERVLQMEEAEFAREQAERAAAAQVEIRNPNGLPPLTEQRPTGSQNGPGSISQEPIYRPPSGPAPFKHGG; encoded by the coding sequence GTGACCAAGAAAGAGATCGTGAAAGCAATTTCTGAAGAGTTGGGGTTAACTCAGCTTAAGACGAAGGAAATTGTTCAAAAGACATTCGACGCAATCGTTGAGACTCTGGTCACGGACGGTCGAATCGAACTTCGCAACTTCGGCGTGTTCGAAGTAAAGAAACGAGCGGCTCGAAAAGCTCGCAATCCAAGAACCGGCGGGCAGGTGGAAGTCCCTGCCAAGTTTGTAGTTACGTTCAAACCGGGCAAGGAAATGGAAGAACGAGTGCTGCAAATGGAAGAGGCTGAGTTCGCTCGCGAACAGGCCGAACGAGCTGCCGCGGCTCAGGTTGAAATTCGCAACCCCAACGGCCTGCCACCGCTCACTGAGCAACGACCAACTGGCAGCCAAAACGGTCCCGGCAGCATATCCCAGGAACCAATCTACCGCCCACCCAGCGGCCCGGCTCCGTTTAAACACGGCGGTTAG
- a CDS encoding ISL3 family transposase produces MQGTDFYEQILGLTGPWFVADVQLDMEAQQVDVFVEHGEGETFCCPDCDRQLPCYDHTKSRQWRHLDTMQFATILHARTPRVKCPDHGTKQIRLPWAEKNSRFSLFFERFAIDVLLATQTVKGACSILGISWDESWHILQKAVARGKDRKQSKNLPRIGIDEKAFRKRHNYVTLIYDLDKSTVEAISDGHDTAAADACFDQLSDSEKQSVEAVAMDMSAAYVKSTKGNIALAEQKIVHDRFHIMKLATEAVDKVRRSEQKKLRAEGDDRLTGTRYLWLSGQENLSEKQQERFDAAWKAELLTGKAWAYKEMLRDLWVHDTPAEATTFFNDWYKRVIHTKLEPMKKVARTIKERLANVVSYCTHGITNAVAEGMNSKIMAIKRRVGGYRNRDNFKTAILFYCGGLDLYPQ; encoded by the coding sequence ATGCAGGGAACAGACTTTTACGAACAGATTTTGGGACTGACGGGGCCGTGGTTTGTGGCGGACGTTCAGCTGGATATGGAAGCTCAACAGGTCGACGTTTTCGTCGAACATGGCGAGGGCGAAACTTTTTGCTGTCCGGATTGCGACAGGCAGCTGCCGTGCTATGACCACACGAAGTCTCGCCAATGGCGGCATCTGGACACGATGCAATTTGCGACCATCCTTCATGCCCGCACGCCTCGCGTGAAGTGTCCCGACCACGGAACCAAACAGATCAGGCTTCCCTGGGCGGAAAAGAACAGCCGCTTCTCATTGTTCTTTGAACGCTTCGCCATCGACGTTCTTCTGGCCACACAAACCGTGAAAGGGGCGTGCAGCATTCTGGGGATCTCATGGGATGAATCGTGGCACATTCTGCAGAAGGCGGTGGCTCGCGGGAAGGATCGCAAACAATCGAAGAACCTCCCTCGAATCGGCATCGACGAGAAAGCCTTTCGAAAACGACACAACTACGTCACGCTGATCTATGACTTGGACAAGAGCACTGTCGAAGCGATTTCCGATGGTCATGACACGGCAGCCGCTGATGCCTGTTTCGATCAGCTTTCCGACAGTGAAAAGCAGTCTGTGGAGGCGGTTGCGATGGACATGAGTGCCGCATACGTCAAGAGCACCAAAGGCAACATTGCATTGGCCGAACAGAAGATTGTGCACGACCGCTTTCACATCATGAAGCTGGCAACCGAAGCCGTCGACAAGGTCCGTCGGTCGGAGCAGAAGAAGCTTCGCGCCGAAGGCGATGATCGATTGACGGGAACTCGGTATCTGTGGCTTTCAGGCCAGGAGAATCTCAGCGAAAAACAGCAGGAACGCTTTGATGCCGCATGGAAGGCAGAGTTACTCACGGGCAAAGCGTGGGCCTACAAGGAGATGCTGCGAGACCTCTGGGTTCATGACACTCCGGCAGAGGCCACGACGTTCTTCAATGACTGGTACAAGCGAGTCATCCACACAAAGCTGGAGCCAATGAAGAAAGTCGCTCGCACGATCAAAGAACGCTTAGCCAATGTGGTGAGCTACTGCACTCACGGAATCACAAACGCCGTCGCCGAAGGAATGAACAGCAAAATCATGGCCATCAAACGAAGAGTCGGCGGATACCGAAACCGCGACAACTTCAAAACCGCCATCCTCTTCTACTGCGGAGGACTCGACCTCTACCCACAATAA
- a CDS encoding FAD-dependent oxidoreductase, translating into MLCCFSYTAASTAADDHSADVVIYGGTSAAVTTAVQVKRMGKSVVVVSPDEHLGGLTSGGLGWTDSGNKAAIGGISREFYQRVWKHYQSSDAWTWQPQSEFGNRNQGKPDTVGGPGTMWVFEPHVAEDIFEDFVTEYQIPVFRDEWLDRQAGGVTLENGRIISIRTLSGDTFRGRMFVDATYEGDLMAAAGVSYHVGREANSVYDETWNGIQVGVLHHTHWFQKPTDPYVKPGVPSSGVLPLISTEPPGTKGEGDKRIQAYCFRMCLTNVPENRVPFPKPEGYDAGQYELLLRVFDNGWREMFRKFDPMPNYKTDTNNHGPLSTDYIGMNYDYPNGSYERRREIIRAHEVYQKGYMYFMANDPRVPEDVRSAVSEWGLPKDEFTDNGGWPHQIYVREARRLIGEYVMTEHHCLDTKETPDSIGMGSYTLDSHNVQRYITPEGHVQNEGDIGVKTPRPYKIAYGSIVPKTEECQNLLVPVCVSSSHIAFGSIRMEPVFMILGQSAATAACLALDKDVTVNELPYADLRKRLAADGQVLELDVSASYQLAAKKLPGIVIDDRMAEYTGSWQTSSANRPYVDSGYRHNGNVQTGNPTATYTATLKPGRYEVRLTYPPNANRATNVPVAVTHTEGTTRTVINQRVKPPIDGTFVSVGTFTFGQSGKVTIGTTDTDGHVIADAVQFLPQE; encoded by the coding sequence ATGCTCTGTTGCTTTTCATACACTGCGGCGTCGACCGCAGCAGATGACCATTCCGCTGATGTCGTTATTTATGGCGGCACCAGTGCGGCGGTAACGACTGCTGTTCAGGTGAAGCGCATGGGGAAATCAGTTGTCGTCGTCAGTCCTGACGAGCATCTCGGTGGACTCACTTCCGGCGGCCTGGGTTGGACCGATTCGGGCAACAAAGCGGCCATCGGGGGGATCAGCCGTGAGTTCTATCAGCGAGTCTGGAAGCACTACCAATCCAGCGACGCATGGACCTGGCAACCGCAGTCGGAATTCGGAAACCGAAACCAGGGAAAGCCCGACACCGTCGGTGGCCCCGGCACGATGTGGGTCTTTGAACCTCATGTTGCGGAAGATATTTTCGAAGACTTCGTGACGGAGTATCAAATCCCTGTGTTCCGTGACGAGTGGCTCGATCGACAGGCCGGAGGCGTCACGCTGGAGAACGGCAGGATCATTTCGATCCGAACACTTAGTGGTGACACGTTTCGCGGCCGCATGTTTGTCGACGCCACATACGAAGGTGATCTGATGGCGGCTGCGGGAGTGAGCTATCATGTGGGGCGCGAAGCGAATTCTGTTTACGACGAAACATGGAACGGTATTCAGGTCGGGGTTTTGCATCACACGCACTGGTTTCAGAAACCCACGGATCCGTACGTCAAGCCGGGCGTGCCGTCCAGCGGTGTTCTGCCGCTTATCAGTACCGAACCGCCGGGCACCAAAGGCGAAGGCGACAAGCGAATTCAGGCATACTGTTTTCGCATGTGCCTGACGAATGTGCCCGAAAATCGCGTACCGTTTCCAAAGCCAGAGGGATACGACGCCGGTCAGTACGAACTGCTGTTGCGAGTCTTCGATAACGGCTGGCGGGAGATGTTTCGCAAGTTCGATCCCATGCCAAACTATAAGACCGACACCAACAATCACGGTCCGCTCAGTACTGACTACATCGGCATGAATTACGACTACCCCAACGGCAGTTACGAACGCCGCCGTGAGATCATTCGTGCGCACGAAGTGTATCAGAAGGGATACATGTACTTTATGGCGAACGACCCTCGAGTCCCGGAAGACGTTCGATCGGCTGTGTCAGAGTGGGGCTTGCCCAAGGATGAATTTACTGACAACGGAGGCTGGCCTCACCAAATCTATGTCCGCGAAGCACGTCGCTTGATCGGTGAGTACGTGATGACAGAACACCATTGTTTGGACACGAAGGAGACTCCGGATTCCATCGGAATGGGATCTTACACGCTCGATTCGCACAACGTGCAGAGATACATCACACCGGAGGGGCATGTTCAAAATGAAGGCGACATCGGTGTGAAGACTCCCAGGCCATACAAGATCGCTTACGGCTCGATTGTGCCCAAAACCGAGGAATGCCAGAATCTTCTTGTACCAGTCTGCGTGTCGTCGAGTCACATTGCGTTTGGTTCGATTCGCATGGAACCCGTCTTTATGATTCTGGGACAGTCCGCCGCCACCGCAGCGTGCCTGGCACTCGACAAGGACGTCACCGTAAATGAACTTCCTTACGCGGATCTACGGAAACGTTTAGCTGCAGACGGACAGGTACTGGAACTCGATGTCTCAGCGTCTTACCAGCTGGCGGCAAAGAAGCTGCCTGGCATCGTCATCGACGACCGAATGGCTGAATACACGGGAAGCTGGCAAACGTCGTCTGCCAACCGGCCCTATGTAGACAGCGGCTATCGACACAATGGAAACGTGCAAACCGGAAATCCTACGGCCACGTACACGGCGACGTTGAAGCCCGGCCGATACGAAGTCCGATTGACGTATCCTCCGAACGCCAATCGAGCGACCAATGTTCCCGTGGCTGTCACTCACACCGAGGGTACAACTCGTACGGTGATCAATCAACGCGTTAAACCACCGATCGACGGCACCTTCGTCAGTGTCGGCACATTCACGTTTGGTCAGAGCGGCAAGGTGACCATCGGGACAACTGACACCGATGGCCACGTGATTGCAGATGCAGTGCAGTTTCTGCCACAAGAGTAG